A DNA window from Shewanella baltica contains the following coding sequences:
- a CDS encoding DUF882 domain-containing protein codes for MTLICPARRQLLLGLSGVALCSLIPSKAAASRSTKGIRELSLFNRHTGERDDGSYWVDGHYQSKVLNDFNHLLRDHRQNVAAPMDKRLFDLLYSLKTTLNVDDEIHVISGYRSPKTNAMLASNSGGVAKKSYHMRGMAMDIAIPSVKLKTLREAALSLKLGGVGYYPNSGFVHVDCGPVRHW; via the coding sequence GTGACTTTGATATGTCCTGCCCGTAGGCAGTTATTGTTAGGCCTGAGTGGTGTGGCATTATGTTCTCTTATTCCATCAAAAGCAGCAGCCAGTCGTTCAACCAAAGGGATCCGCGAGTTAAGTCTGTTTAATCGCCATACCGGTGAGCGCGATGACGGCAGTTACTGGGTTGATGGTCATTATCAAAGCAAGGTATTAAACGATTTTAATCATTTACTGCGGGACCATCGCCAGAATGTTGCGGCGCCCATGGATAAACGTTTATTCGATTTGCTCTATTCCCTTAAAACGACTTTGAATGTCGACGATGAAATCCATGTGATTTCTGGTTATCGTTCACCCAAAACCAATGCCATGCTTGCGAGCAACAGTGGCGGCGTCGCAAAAAAGAGTTATCACATGCGCGGCATGGCAATGGATATCGCGATCCCAAGCGTTAAGCTTAAAACCCTCAGAGAAGCGGCTTTATCCCTAAAACTGGGTGGAGTGGGCTATTATCCTAACTCTGGCTTTGTGCATGTCGATTGTGGGCCGGTACGACACTGGTAG
- the rplY gene encoding 50S ribosomal protein L25 has protein sequence MSYTIQAQTRTEIGKGSSRRLRHAGKVPAVIYGQGKEPVSIVFDHKDIINIQANADFYTSTLTIVVDGKEVGVRAQAMQRHVFKPLIEHVDFVYA, from the coding sequence ATGTCTTACACTATCCAAGCACAAACCCGCACTGAAATAGGGAAAGGTTCGAGCCGCCGCCTACGCCATGCTGGTAAAGTACCTGCTGTTATTTATGGCCAAGGCAAAGAGCCAGTTTCTATTGTTTTTGATCACAAAGATATCATCAACATTCAAGCTAACGCTGATTTCTACACTTCAACTTTGACTATCGTTGTTGATGGCAAAGAAGTGGGTGTACGTGCACAAGCTATGCAACGCCACGTGTTCAAACCACTTATTGAACATGTTGACTTCGTTTACGCTTAA
- a CDS encoding L,D-transpeptidase family protein, which translates to MVLHKIIQYFSPFVRASQIKRMPMSRCLGLLVLSVIVCFPITSVAMATDDTQAISSNPSIGAQQDMLQLNSVQPSTESKADEPDAALPLTALVPQVLLLDLAGVNPVFGLYYRELTLSPNTLSAAEMARVQADVAGYWRYIKTFAQCNNGEPVDTVSTVIPTDLQYQRVLKQVTHLALLDAADPWETLVLDEKLTVGMSHPLLDTIAKRLWRLGDLAIEPTTNLVYSEELVVGVKRFQQRHGLKQDGVIGKQTLYWLNQSPKARAVLLAKNTIRQRVFERKLEPSYLLINVPAFEMILVDNGTTVLNSKVIVGKSSRQTPLLDSQISSVVLNPSWRVPSSILRRDILPQIRRNGHYLNERQFDVYDYNGQRVQHMPEEWQDLASTSFPYQLVQRPGEKNALGKYKFHFDNSFSIYLHGTSEPSLFNKDDRALSSGCIRIEKVTELAQWFKEHLVKDKRLWDKLAPDITEPQWFSLSQKLPVHLVYWTAWLDGSEQEQYRSDIYHLEAELTNAVPATVLDLN; encoded by the coding sequence ATGGTATTGCACAAGATCATCCAGTATTTCTCACCGTTTGTACGCGCATCGCAAATTAAACGTATGCCCATGAGTCGCTGTTTGGGACTGTTAGTGCTGAGCGTTATTGTCTGTTTTCCTATCACGTCAGTGGCAATGGCTACCGATGATACTCAAGCCATTTCATCGAATCCCAGCATTGGGGCACAGCAAGACATGCTGCAGCTAAACAGTGTGCAACCAAGCACTGAGAGTAAAGCCGATGAGCCCGATGCAGCCTTGCCACTTACGGCATTAGTGCCGCAGGTGTTGCTGCTGGATCTTGCGGGCGTTAATCCTGTTTTTGGTCTGTATTATCGCGAATTAACATTATCACCAAATACCTTATCTGCGGCCGAAATGGCGCGGGTTCAAGCTGATGTGGCGGGCTACTGGCGTTATATCAAGACCTTTGCGCAGTGTAATAACGGCGAACCTGTAGACACAGTATCAACCGTTATTCCAACGGATCTCCAATATCAAAGGGTGCTAAAACAAGTCACCCATTTAGCGCTATTGGATGCGGCTGATCCTTGGGAAACCTTAGTGCTGGATGAAAAGTTAACGGTCGGAATGAGTCATCCACTCCTTGATACCATAGCTAAACGTTTGTGGCGCTTGGGTGATTTAGCCATTGAGCCAACGACGAACCTTGTCTATAGCGAAGAATTGGTAGTTGGTGTTAAGCGTTTCCAACAAAGGCATGGGCTAAAACAAGACGGGGTGATTGGTAAGCAGACCTTGTATTGGCTGAATCAATCGCCAAAGGCGAGGGCAGTCTTACTGGCTAAAAATACGATTCGGCAACGAGTGTTTGAACGTAAGTTGGAGCCAAGCTACTTGCTGATTAACGTGCCCGCCTTTGAGATGATCTTAGTCGATAATGGCACCACAGTGCTCAATTCCAAAGTGATTGTGGGCAAATCTTCTCGGCAAACCCCGCTGCTGGATAGCCAGATTTCCAGCGTGGTCCTCAATCCCAGTTGGCGAGTGCCGAGCAGCATTCTACGTCGAGATATCCTGCCGCAGATTAGGCGAAATGGTCATTATCTTAATGAACGCCAATTTGATGTGTACGACTATAACGGCCAACGGGTGCAACACATGCCAGAAGAATGGCAGGACTTAGCCAGCACTTCGTTTCCCTATCAGCTAGTGCAACGCCCAGGGGAGAAGAATGCATTAGGCAAATATAAGTTTCACTTTGATAACAGTTTCAGTATCTATTTACATGGCACTTCTGAGCCAAGTCTCTTTAATAAGGACGATAGGGCATTATCATCAGGCTGTATTCGGATTGAAAAAGTCACTGAATTAGCCCAGTGGTTTAAAGAACATTTAGTTAAAGATAAGCGTTTATGGGACAAATTAGCCCCAGATATAACGGAGCCACAGTGGTTTTCACTTTCTCAAAAGCTGCCTGTGCATCTGGTGTATTGGACTGCATGGCTGGATGGCAGTGAGCAAGAGCAATACCGTAGCGACATTTACCATTTAGAAGCTGAGTTGACGAATGCCGTGCCTGCCACGGTTTTAGATCTCAATTAA